From a single Bacillus gobiensis genomic region:
- a CDS encoding energy-coupling factor transporter transmembrane component T family protein has protein sequence MPFDFAFKETWLHKVNPSLKFGSMVILFVLILFIHDINVIINVMFGTILLYLFFTGHPWKRLLLIAAPFLLIFITSSTSMIFFGKGEHTWFHWGLIDITEESFFRGLHLGFRGIVFAVIGVVFSLTTRPVFLFYSLMQQVKVKPKYAYSFMAAVRLLPIMLEELQTLRYALKVRGVGQQKGVLSFFHKLKSYSIPLLSQSIRRAHRIAVAMEAKRFSNTTKRTYYYQIGYSRVDLWFVIYFIIIISLSYFIAVYFPYFGVRDVRFTV, from the coding sequence ATGCCATTTGATTTTGCATTTAAAGAAACGTGGCTGCATAAAGTAAATCCCAGCTTAAAATTTGGCAGTATGGTGATCCTGTTTGTTTTGATTTTGTTTATTCATGATATCAACGTGATCATCAATGTGATGTTCGGTACCATCTTGCTCTATTTGTTTTTTACAGGCCATCCATGGAAGCGGTTATTGCTAATCGCGGCTCCTTTTCTGCTTATTTTTATCACGTCATCAACGTCGATGATCTTTTTTGGAAAAGGGGAGCATACGTGGTTTCATTGGGGGCTTATTGATATTACGGAAGAAAGTTTTTTTCGCGGATTGCATTTGGGCTTTCGCGGGATTGTTTTTGCCGTAATCGGTGTCGTTTTTTCTTTAACGACAAGGCCTGTATTTTTGTTTTATTCCCTCATGCAGCAAGTCAAAGTAAAACCAAAATACGCTTATAGCTTTATGGCGGCGGTACGCCTATTGCCGATCATGCTGGAGGAGCTGCAAACGCTGCGTTATGCCTTAAAGGTGCGCGGAGTTGGACAGCAAAAAGGGGTTTTAAGCTTTTTTCATAAGCTGAAATCTTACTCCATTCCGCTGCTGTCCCAAAGCATACGCCGCGCTCACCGGATTGCCGTAGCCATGGAAGCGAAGCGCTTTTCGAATACGACGAAACGGACTTATTATTATCAGATCGGATATTCGCGGGTTGATCTATGGTTTGTGATCTATTTTATCATCATTATTTCGTTATCTTATTTTATTGCTGTGTATTTTCCTTACT
- a CDS encoding ABC transporter ATP-binding protein: MTSLTNVKDLRLKFPGAESLLFKDFSLSFRKGEKVLLLGPSGSGKSTLLQVLTGLIPNSVEVPMKAKEVTVPDSWGFLFQDPDTQFCMPYVDEELAFVLENLQIPREQMQRLMKHYLQQVGLHFDNLHTNIQTLSGGMKQRLAIASVLALEPDVLFLDEPTAMLDPEGTKEVWQTIKEVGEEKTVIIVEHKIEEIVNFVDRVILLSDQGTIIADGSKEEVFAEFKDVLIEQGIWYPNVWNDYIESRRKLAPKQSINQEKTAISLSAFAGFRGKEKKIDVGQANVYLGEWIAVLGKNGAGKSTLLHALMDLIKTKGSYTIFDRDHKKIKTLTDDVTFVFQNPEFQFVTNSVYEEVAYTLRLEKWSEERISARVDELLESFRLKDHKQNHPYQLSMGQKRRLSVAAAIVKEQPILLLDEPTFGQDAKNTFAILEQLEALRESGTTIVMVTHDMNIVEHFASRAWLIENGKLIEDDLTAEKIESAR; this comes from the coding sequence ATGACATCCTTGACGAATGTAAAGGACTTGCGGTTGAAATTTCCGGGGGCGGAATCCTTGTTATTCAAGGATTTTTCCCTTTCTTTTCGTAAAGGAGAAAAAGTATTGCTGTTGGGTCCATCTGGTTCAGGAAAATCCACGCTTTTGCAAGTATTGACGGGACTCATCCCGAATTCTGTGGAAGTACCAATGAAAGCAAAGGAAGTGACGGTTCCTGATTCTTGGGGCTTTTTGTTTCAGGATCCTGATACACAATTTTGTATGCCCTATGTCGATGAAGAGCTCGCCTTTGTTCTTGAGAACCTGCAAATACCCCGGGAACAGATGCAACGCTTGATGAAGCATTATTTGCAACAAGTCGGACTTCACTTTGACAATCTTCATACGAATATTCAAACCTTGTCAGGCGGTATGAAACAGCGATTGGCGATTGCCTCAGTGCTGGCGCTTGAGCCGGATGTCTTATTCCTAGATGAACCGACTGCTATGCTCGATCCAGAAGGGACGAAAGAGGTTTGGCAAACGATCAAAGAGGTTGGCGAGGAGAAAACGGTCATCATTGTCGAGCATAAAATTGAAGAAATTGTTAATTTCGTCGATCGCGTGATTCTGCTTAGTGATCAGGGAACGATCATCGCAGACGGCTCCAAAGAAGAAGTGTTTGCAGAATTCAAGGACGTACTGATTGAACAAGGAATATGGTACCCGAACGTATGGAACGATTATATCGAATCTCGCCGGAAACTTGCGCCGAAGCAAAGCATCAATCAAGAAAAAACGGCCATTTCTCTTTCCGCGTTTGCAGGATTTCGAGGGAAAGAGAAAAAAATAGATGTAGGGCAAGCGAATGTCTATCTGGGGGAATGGATCGCCGTCCTTGGAAAAAATGGAGCGGGGAAAAGCACGCTCTTGCACGCTCTCATGGATTTGATTAAAACAAAGGGCTCCTACACCATATTTGACCGGGATCATAAAAAAATCAAAACATTGACCGATGACGTGACCTTTGTGTTTCAAAACCCTGAATTTCAATTCGTCACCAATTCCGTCTATGAGGAAGTCGCCTATACACTTCGATTAGAAAAATGGAGTGAGGAAAGGATTTCTGCCCGAGTGGACGAGCTGCTTGAGAGTTTTCGTCTAAAGGATCACAAGCAAAACCATCCGTATCAATTATCAATGGGACAAAAGCGGAGATTATCGGTTGCTGCCGCGATTGTCAAAGAACAGCCGATCCTACTGTTGGATGAACCGACATTTGGCCAGGATGCGAAAAACACGTTTGCTATCCTCGAGCAGCTTGAAGCACTCCGGGAGAGCGGCACAACGATCGTGATGGTGACGCATGATATGAACATCGTTGAGCATTTTGCGTCCAGGGCTTGGTTGATCGAAAATGGAAAGCTGATAGAGGACGATTTAACGGCCGAAAAAATAGAAAGTGCTCGTTAG
- a CDS encoding ECF transporter S component — protein sequence MQKGLKLTDILVTIIIAFIFGIVYKLWGPVYSLVSTVGLHVDQLLYGMWFIAATVAFLIIRKPGVAVLAEVAAAHGEFIFGGQWGVATLIFGLGQGLAAELIFAAFRYKRYDLFTVSLAAVLSAIASLVIDYYYGYIGDLAPWNLLLYVGFRVAGSIIIAGIFAYLIVQALEKTGVTNLVRPASSKDYRALD from the coding sequence ATGCAAAAAGGATTAAAGCTGACTGATATTTTAGTTACAATTATTATCGCTTTTATTTTCGGGATAGTTTATAAATTATGGGGACCTGTTTACAGCTTGGTTTCAACGGTCGGGCTTCATGTTGATCAGCTGCTTTATGGGATGTGGTTTATTGCAGCAACTGTTGCTTTTTTAATTATTCGTAAACCGGGTGTTGCTGTATTAGCGGAGGTTGCTGCGGCACATGGAGAATTTATTTTTGGCGGCCAGTGGGGAGTAGCTACACTTATATTCGGTTTGGGTCAAGGTCTGGCGGCTGAACTAATTTTCGCTGCTTTCCGTTATAAAAGGTATGATCTTTTCACTGTTTCTTTGGCAGCTGTGTTATCAGCGATAGCTTCACTTGTGATCGACTATTATTACGGGTATATCGGCGACCTGGCGCCTTGGAATTTGCTGCTTTATGTTGGGTTTAGAGTCGCTGGTTCGATTATCATTGCCGGAATCTTTGCTTATCTAATTGTCCAAGCGCTGGAGAAGACAGGCGTTACCAACCTTGTTCGCCCGGCTTCAAGTAAAGATTATCGAGCGTTGGATTAA
- a CDS encoding Gfo/Idh/MocA family protein gives MKVGILGTGFGSYHADIYRKTENVDSVIIFGRNEEKLKKLEQDLQITATNNIDNIMTNKEIDLIDVCLPSTLHKKYVIDALKNGKNVYCETPVALTLEDAIAMKQAADKYGRKVFVDQFIKFEQPYQYIYSLAQQNTYGKLKALHLKRKTPPLWGDLGLNHITTNFMIHEIDFVTWLIGSPKQMTAAGLNGKAGTSHVDALFHYDDTVVEVQCSSMMPGYHPFTVAYEAVFEDATVEYVENGHKDRSEMSLKLFTNDGQEEVKVENSDCYAEAIKHVLECCEKDIPTSLSIDDAIPSLEIAIEIKEMLISTNT, from the coding sequence ATGAAAGTAGGGATACTAGGAACAGGCTTTGGCTCTTATCACGCCGACATTTATCGTAAAACGGAAAACGTCGATTCAGTTATCATTTTCGGGAGAAACGAAGAGAAACTTAAAAAACTTGAACAAGATTTGCAAATAACAGCTACCAACAATATTGATAACATTATGACGAACAAAGAAATCGATTTAATCGATGTCTGCCTTCCAAGCACCTTACATAAAAAGTATGTCATTGATGCTTTGAAAAATGGAAAGAATGTTTATTGTGAGACACCTGTTGCGTTAACCCTTGAGGATGCCATCGCGATGAAGCAGGCAGCTGACAAATATGGGAGAAAAGTTTTTGTTGATCAATTTATTAAATTCGAACAACCCTATCAATATATTTATTCGCTTGCCCAGCAAAATACATATGGGAAGTTAAAGGCTTTGCACTTGAAAAGAAAGACTCCTCCGTTATGGGGCGATTTAGGGCTGAACCACATCACAACCAATTTCATGATTCATGAGATTGATTTTGTCACTTGGCTAATAGGCAGTCCAAAGCAGATGACAGCTGCCGGTCTCAATGGGAAAGCAGGAACGTCACACGTTGATGCACTTTTCCATTATGATGATACAGTTGTTGAGGTCCAATGCTCTTCTATGATGCCAGGTTACCATCCGTTCACTGTTGCTTATGAAGCCGTTTTTGAAGATGCAACGGTAGAGTACGTGGAGAATGGACATAAGGATAGAAGTGAAATGTCTCTAAAGCTATTTACGAACGACGGTCAGGAAGAAGTCAAAGTAGAGAATAGTGATTGTTATGCAGAAGCCATTAAGCACGTACTGGAGTGCTGCGAGAAAGATATTCCGACAAGCTTGAGTATTGATGATGCGATTCCTTCATTAGAGATAGCCATAGAGATAAAAGAGATGCTGATAAGTACAAATACCTAA
- a CDS encoding sugar phosphate nucleotidyltransferase — translation MKLVLLSGGSGKRLWPLSNDTRSKQFLKVLEGKSGVKESMVQRVWGQIEAVGLSDSTVIATSKMQRDMIYSQVGVDIPLIIEPERRDTFPAIALAASYFHSEEQVAIDEVVVVLPVDPYVEDGFFEAVKGLESVLRDSKADLALMGVNPTYPSSKYGYIVPKEITEHNSFFSVNRFTEKPTEKAAEELIEQKALWNCGVFAFKLGFLLNSLEEKNLPLQYDTLLNNYGLLPKISFDYEIVEKSEHIVVLPYDGYWKDLGTWNTLTDEMATNQIGNGVLSSDSVNTHLVNELDIPVTVVGTTDIVVAASPDGILVADKASSLRIKELIGEFNHPPMYEERLWGWSRTLDYAKYDNGKEMVTKRICIHAGKNSTYHYHQSRDEVWTIVRGEGELALDENIHRVKSGDIIHLPAGKKHGLRAITELEFVEVQTGEGISDVDTIRQYFTWEEILTHFQTSKSKVIV, via the coding sequence ATGAAATTAGTTTTATTGTCAGGTGGTTCTGGTAAGCGTTTGTGGCCGTTATCGAATGATACTCGTTCGAAACAGTTCTTAAAAGTGTTGGAAGGAAAAAGTGGCGTCAAGGAATCCATGGTCCAACGGGTGTGGGGGCAAATCGAAGCCGTTGGATTAAGTGATTCAACAGTTATTGCGACTTCTAAGATGCAGCGTGATATGATTTATAGTCAAGTTGGTGTAGATATCCCATTGATTATCGAACCGGAACGCCGTGATACGTTTCCAGCCATTGCTTTAGCAGCATCCTATTTTCATTCAGAAGAGCAAGTCGCAATAGATGAGGTTGTCGTCGTGCTGCCAGTCGATCCTTATGTAGAGGATGGTTTTTTTGAAGCTGTTAAAGGTTTAGAGAGTGTGTTACGTGATTCAAAGGCAGATTTAGCTTTAATGGGTGTGAATCCTACATATCCGTCTTCAAAATATGGATATATTGTTCCTAAAGAAATAACAGAGCATAATTCCTTTTTTTCAGTCAACCGTTTTACAGAAAAACCAACTGAGAAGGCTGCAGAAGAGTTAATCGAACAAAAAGCACTTTGGAACTGCGGAGTTTTTGCGTTCAAGTTAGGCTTTTTGCTAAATAGTTTAGAAGAAAAGAACCTCCCTCTTCAATACGATACATTGCTTAATAATTATGGATTGCTTCCAAAGATTAGTTTCGATTATGAAATCGTTGAAAAATCAGAGCATATTGTTGTTCTTCCTTATGATGGGTACTGGAAAGACCTTGGCACTTGGAATACATTAACCGATGAAATGGCAACGAATCAAATTGGCAATGGTGTTCTTTCAAGTGATTCAGTAAACACTCATCTAGTAAACGAACTTGATATCCCAGTTACAGTGGTCGGTACGACGGATATAGTTGTTGCTGCTAGTCCAGATGGTATATTAGTTGCTGATAAAGCATCAAGCCTTCGTATTAAAGAGTTAATTGGAGAGTTCAATCATCCACCAATGTATGAAGAACGTCTTTGGGGATGGTCAAGGACACTAGATTATGCAAAATATGACAACGGGAAAGAAATGGTAACTAAACGTATATGTATTCATGCTGGTAAAAATTCAACCTATCACTATCATCAGAGTCGTGATGAAGTATGGACAATTGTTAGAGGTGAAGGGGAGCTTGCTTTAGACGAAAATATTCACCGCGTGAAATCAGGAGATATTATTCATCTTCCTGCAGGTAAGAAGCATGGGCTGCGAGCGATTACTGAACTTGAATTTGTAGAGGTACAGACGGGAGAGGGAATAAGCGATGTTGATACTATCCGTCAATATTTTACTTGGGAAGAAATCCTGACTCATTTTCAAACATCGAAATCGAAAGTTATTGTATAA
- a CDS encoding glycosyltransferase family 4 protein, producing the protein MKKKRIVFVINYFYPDFASTGQLLTELCLDLQKDFLITVIAAQSGNYTGEQSKTITLFEEEYLENIKIVRVRLPKVDKTSKMSRMKYVLSYFLLANIALLKEKSIDAIYTISQPPILGGLIGTIGKFLKKSKHIYNIQDFNPEQAMAVNYTSKQFIFKLAKKMDMVNCRYSDCVIVVGNDMSETLKKRFKNEKVPHYVVINNWTNEDEIIPLTKEEPHIQQFLKDNSLENKFIIMYSGNIGLYYDLENIIKVTDYFKKYQDLAFVFIGEGAVKKDMQSFVETNGISNVHFLPYQSKEFIKYSLNAADVHLVVNQKGIKGVSVPSKIYGVMAAGKPVLGVLEQESEVQMLIDKSNCGVVSEPQDYSGIIEKINYLYKMKREELSDLGFNGRNYLEQYLKREISINKYRTVLKKIVES; encoded by the coding sequence ATGAAAAAAAAAAGAATAGTATTTGTCATTAACTATTTTTATCCTGACTTTGCCTCGACTGGTCAGTTACTTACAGAACTATGCTTGGATTTACAAAAGGACTTTTTGATTACAGTCATTGCTGCTCAGTCAGGGAATTATACTGGTGAACAATCAAAAACAATCACATTATTTGAAGAAGAATATTTAGAGAATATAAAGATCGTTCGGGTTCGTTTACCGAAAGTTGATAAGACTTCGAAAATGAGTCGAATGAAATATGTATTATCTTATTTTCTTTTAGCTAATATTGCATTATTAAAAGAAAAAAGTATTGATGCTATTTATACAATTTCTCAACCACCTATCCTAGGAGGTTTAATCGGGACGATTGGTAAATTTTTAAAAAAATCCAAACATATTTATAATATTCAAGACTTTAATCCAGAGCAAGCAATGGCAGTTAATTATACAAGTAAACAATTCATTTTTAAACTAGCTAAAAAAATGGACATGGTGAATTGTCGATATTCAGATTGTGTTATCGTTGTTGGAAATGATATGAGTGAAACATTAAAAAAACGTTTTAAGAATGAAAAAGTGCCTCACTATGTCGTGATTAATAACTGGACGAATGAAGACGAGATTATCCCATTAACAAAAGAAGAACCACATATTCAACAGTTTCTTAAAGATAATAGTTTAGAAAATAAATTTATTATTATGTATTCAGGTAATATAGGTTTATATTATGATCTAGAAAATATAATTAAGGTAACGGATTATTTTAAAAAATATCAAGATCTTGCGTTTGTTTTTATAGGAGAAGGTGCAGTGAAGAAGGATATGCAGTCTTTTGTTGAGACAAATGGCATTTCAAACGTACATTTTTTACCTTATCAATCAAAAGAATTTATTAAGTATTCATTAAATGCTGCAGATGTTCATTTAGTTGTGAATCAAAAAGGAATTAAAGGTGTGTCTGTTCCAAGCAAGATATACGGAGTTATGGCAGCTGGTAAGCCAGTTCTTGGTGTATTAGAACAAGAGAGCGAAGTTCAAATGTTAATAGATAAGAGCAATTGTGGAGTGGTTTCGGAGCCTCAAGATTATTCAGGTATTATTGAGAAAATTAATTACTTGTATAAAATGAAGAGAGAAGAATTATCTGATCTTGGATTTAATGGAAGAAACTATTTAGAACAGTATTTAAAACGTGAAATTTCAATTAATAAATATCGAACAGTACTAAAAAAAATAGTTGAATCCTGA
- a CDS encoding glycosyltransferase family 4 protein encodes MKEIIIIGPIPPPIHGESVALKQIIESKNFKSKYKLKVINTNRAVIHQVGKFSFRKILQDVIIIIKTFLNLINRKKHALYVSISQTKLGLFRDLILIQLGNQFASKTIIHLHGNNLGNILDSLSPFQMKFVKKVLGKVTTGIVLGEKLKSNYRGLVRNVQIVANGVDLNFISDKDIDEAKSLKTNSKINIVYLSNLMKEKGYIELVKAVTELIDEGYSINLTLAGAIHDEKDYFVMKKFIEKHGFDNSIRYIGIVTNLKKKKLLLDSDLMILPSNYAVEGQPISIIEGMAAGLPIISTQRGCIEDLINSNGILLEEGSSTLIKESIVSIINDPEKMNLYSQASRQHYLTNFSDKKYIDNIIKAIEEK; translated from the coding sequence TTGAAAGAAATTATAATTATAGGTCCCATTCCTCCTCCTATTCATGGTGAAAGCGTTGCTTTAAAGCAGATTATTGAGTCAAAAAATTTTAAATCGAAATACAAATTAAAAGTTATAAATACTAATAGAGCAGTAATTCATCAAGTGGGGAAGTTTTCTTTTAGAAAAATCTTACAAGACGTAATAATTATTATTAAAACATTTTTGAATTTAATCAATCGCAAAAAACATGCATTATATGTTTCTATATCGCAAACTAAACTTGGGTTGTTTAGAGACTTAATACTTATTCAGTTAGGTAATCAATTTGCATCAAAAACGATAATTCATTTACATGGAAATAACTTAGGTAATATTCTTGATTCCTTATCACCATTCCAGATGAAATTTGTAAAAAAGGTTTTAGGGAAAGTTACAACTGGAATAGTTTTAGGGGAAAAATTAAAAAGTAATTATAGAGGCCTTGTACGTAATGTTCAAATTGTAGCCAATGGTGTAGATTTAAATTTTATCTCCGATAAAGATATCGATGAAGCTAAATCACTTAAGACAAATTCTAAAATTAATATAGTATACCTTAGCAACCTTATGAAGGAAAAAGGTTATATTGAGTTAGTGAAAGCAGTTACAGAATTAATTGATGAGGGTTATTCTATCAATTTAACTCTAGCAGGTGCAATACATGATGAGAAAGATTATTTTGTAATGAAAAAGTTTATTGAGAAACATGGTTTTGATAATTCCATTAGGTACATAGGAATTGTAACGAATTTAAAAAAGAAAAAATTATTATTAGATTCTGATTTGATGATATTGCCCTCTAACTATGCTGTAGAAGGTCAACCAATTTCTATTATCGAAGGTATGGCAGCTGGTTTGCCTATAATATCTACTCAAAGAGGGTGTATTGAAGACTTAATTAATTCAAATGGTATTTTATTAGAAGAAGGATCATCAACTTTAATTAAAGAATCGATTGTTAGTATTATAAATGATCCGGAAAAAATGAATTTATATAGTCAAGCAAGTCGTCAACACTATTTAACAAACTTCTCTGATAAAAAATATATTGATAATATTATTAAAGCTATCGAGGAGAAATAA
- a CDS encoding polysaccharide pyruvyl transferase family protein, with protein sequence MKYLFVNAYSSKNRGDAGIVVGMIYLIKSIDPNAEIQIMSSYWKENTDFYNQYGVSSVEPVWELEKGQKSYLRYINGLKSVLGVLLNRDNKSIQLYKNADVVLSVGGGYLYSSRKGPLGIGLLNSLFHIWVATKKKKKVLAFPQSVGPIDNKIDKFIVKKVLKKLDIFISREEISTKFLKEIGLGNLVEIADIGFTLPGKEVVYPKITKESGMKIGLTLLDWRFSKKGIGDREIEVYVSKVAEICNRISSKNKNCTYYIFPQVTVGEGDTDYEVSQKLLRKIKSKNAIIVDLDGFSNKPEELVYLYGKMNLFIGSRMHSTIFALAGGTPTIALAYQPKTKGTFKKLGLEEYVYDVNNFSIDEIYKSIEEIIESGNYPIEKVTQEIEQIKIGLKGKLI encoded by the coding sequence ATGAAATATTTATTTGTCAATGCATATTCTTCAAAAAATAGAGGAGATGCCGGTATTGTTGTAGGAATGATTTATTTAATTAAAAGTATTGATCCAAATGCAGAGATACAAATTATGTCTTCTTATTGGAAAGAAAATACTGATTTTTATAATCAATATGGAGTTTCCTCAGTAGAGCCAGTTTGGGAACTAGAAAAGGGTCAAAAAAGTTATTTGAGATATATTAATGGATTAAAGTCTGTGCTTGGTGTACTTTTAAATCGAGATAATAAATCTATTCAATTGTACAAAAATGCAGATGTAGTTCTTAGTGTAGGTGGGGGATATTTATATTCTTCTAGAAAAGGTCCTTTAGGAATAGGCTTACTAAATTCTTTGTTTCATATATGGGTAGCAACCAAAAAAAAGAAAAAGGTTCTTGCTTTTCCACAAAGTGTAGGGCCAATAGATAATAAAATTGATAAATTTATTGTGAAAAAAGTATTAAAAAAATTAGATATATTTATTAGTAGAGAAGAAATTTCTACAAAATTCTTAAAAGAAATAGGGTTGGGAAATTTGGTCGAAATTGCTGATATTGGCTTTACATTACCTGGTAAAGAAGTTGTATATCCGAAGATTACAAAAGAATCTGGAATGAAAATTGGTTTGACTTTGTTAGATTGGAGGTTTTCAAAGAAAGGGATTGGAGATAGAGAGATTGAAGTTTACGTAAGTAAAGTGGCTGAAATCTGTAATAGAATATCTTCTAAGAACAAAAATTGTACATATTATATCTTCCCTCAGGTAACCGTTGGTGAGGGTGATACTGATTATGAAGTTTCTCAAAAGTTGTTAAGGAAGATTAAATCTAAGAATGCTATAATAGTAGATTTGGATGGATTTAGTAATAAACCAGAAGAATTAGTCTATTTGTACGGAAAAATGAATTTATTCATAGGCAGCAGAATGCATTCTACTATTTTTGCTCTTGCTGGTGGTACACCTACCATTGCATTGGCATATCAGCCTAAAACTAAAGGTACATTTAAAAAACTAGGTCTTGAAGAATATGTCTATGATGTCAATAATTTTTCAATTGACGAAATTTATAAAAGTATAGAAGAAATTATTGAATCAGGAAATTATCCAATTGAAAAAGTTACACAGGAAATAGAACAAATAAAAATTGGACTTAAAGGCAAATTAATTTGA
- a CDS encoding lipopolysaccharide biosynthesis protein encodes MLKVLLKIVFLRYGLFEQSLISLLNFLIIIFYSRFMTIGDFKDFVLIYSAVSLVFIVCSSFFSAPILVFLPTQYKNKSSVYIKYLTKYNVILTFFFSSGVLVFMNLFVLKISLIEGFYSIIFSISWGQYELLRKLNYGRGTVKNLFIGSIVLVLCFSVLNFILKLSIDTQKSFIILSSSYLLAIFVVWLLQLVNSGKDIDSYSLNKKKVRKNHWEFAKWTVIGSILYWACTQGFFILISYFISDGELGGLRTAMNLLGLITIILVLFENTFTPKISTLYKEQGINAVKEYVNNLHSKVTPFFLLTIVVVTMASYYFFEIIFGENFKNYKYLTIIFGIYQFALGLNRPSVVALRALNKTKYFFTGNFIGTVITLLLGLILTINYQEFGSALAIAISGIFVTIYFRNSFSKEVNKNK; translated from the coding sequence ATGTTGAAAGTATTGTTAAAAATAGTTTTTCTTAGATATGGTTTATTTGAACAGAGTTTAATATCTTTGTTAAATTTTTTAATTATTATTTTTTATAGTAGGTTTATGACTATAGGGGATTTCAAAGATTTTGTACTGATTTATTCAGCGGTTAGCTTAGTATTCATAGTATGTTCAAGTTTTTTTTCAGCACCGATTTTAGTATTTTTACCAACACAATATAAAAATAAATCGTCAGTTTATATAAAATATCTCACAAAATATAATGTTATTTTGACATTTTTTTTTAGTAGTGGTGTATTAGTATTTATGAATTTGTTTGTATTAAAGATTTCTTTAATTGAAGGGTTTTATTCCATAATATTTTCAATTTCTTGGGGACAATATGAATTGTTAAGAAAACTAAATTATGGACGTGGTACAGTTAAAAACTTATTTATTGGCAGTATAGTGCTAGTATTATGTTTTTCAGTTCTGAACTTCATCTTAAAACTTTCAATAGATACTCAGAAAAGTTTTATAATATTATCTTCAAGTTATTTACTGGCAATCTTTGTAGTATGGTTATTACAACTTGTGAATAGTGGTAAAGATATAGATAGTTACAGTTTGAATAAAAAGAAAGTTAGAAAAAATCATTGGGAATTTGCTAAATGGACGGTAATTGGAAGTATACTTTATTGGGCATGTACTCAAGGTTTTTTTATATTAATTTCTTATTTTATTTCTGATGGAGAACTTGGTGGATTAAGAACAGCAATGAATTTATTGGGGTTAATTACGATAATACTTGTTCTTTTTGAGAATACTTTCACTCCAAAAATATCTACGTTATACAAAGAACAAGGAATTAATGCAGTAAAAGAATATGTTAATAATCTTCACTCTAAGGTTACCCCTTTTTTTTTACTAACAATAGTAGTAGTTACAATGGCTTCTTATTATTTTTTTGAAATTATATTCGGTGAAAATTTTAAAAATTATAAATATTTAACAATTATATTTGGAATATATCAATTTGCATTGGGACTAAATAGACCTTCTGTAGTTGCATTACGTGCTTTAAATAAAACTAAGTATTTCTTCACTGGTAATTTTATTGGTACCGTAATTACTTTATTATTAGGTTTGATTTTAACTATTAACTATCAAGAGTTTGGTTCTGCTTTAGCCATAGCAATTTCAGGAATTTTTGTTACTATCTATTTTAGAAATTCATTTAGTAAAGAAGTAAATAAAAATAAATAG